The Pantoea trifolii nucleotide sequence TGCGTGACGGGCGCGGGTTATGCGGTGCTGGATCGTGCGATGGTGCGTAATGAACTGAACAACGGCGTGCTGGTGCAGGTATCGCCACAGATGCTCGCCAGCGCAAACGGTTATTGGCTGGAAGTGCCGGGCGGCAAACAGACGCTGCCGCGTGTTACCGTATTTCGCGATTGGCTGTTGACGGAGATGCAGCGTTTTAACTCTGCCGCGCCGATTGCCACGATGACGCTTTAATGAAAAAGGGGGTGTGCAGTGGATTTAGTTGAGTTGTTAAAGAACGCGCCGGTGGTGGCGGCGGTGAAAGATGCGCAAAGTCTGCAGCAGGCGCTGGATTCACCTTGTCAGGTGGTATCGGTGCTCTACGGCAACATTTGCAACATCGGGCGTATCGTTGGACAGATCAAACAGGCCGGAAAAATGGCCTTCGTCCATGTCGATCTGCTGGAAGGCAGCTCGCGTCAGGAAGTGGTGATTCAGTTTCTGAAAATCGTCACCCAGGCGGATGGCATCATCAGCACTAAACCGGCGATGCTGAAAGCCGCGCGCCAGCACGGATTCTGGGCGATTCACCGGCTCTTCGTGCTCGACTCCATCTCCTTCAACAACATTGAGAAGCAAGTGGCGCAGTCAGCGCCGGATATTGTTGAAATCCTGCCTGGCTGTATGCCGAAAGTGCTGGGCTGGATCACCGAACGCATCAGCCAGCCGATCATTGCCGGCGGGCTGGTGTGCGATGAAGAGGATGCACGTCTGGCGCTGGCAGCTGGCGCGCTGGCGGTGTCCACGACCAATGCCAGCGTGTGGCCATTGGCTGCCGGTATTTCGTAGGGTGCGCATTCATGCGCACCGGTTTTATCCGAGGTTGCTTAACCGCTGTAGCAGCGGATCCAGCGCAGCATGCAACTGCTGATAAACATGCTGGTTCAGTTGCTGATAGTGCGCATGATGTGCGGCGTTGGGCATGAAGGTCTCGCCTGGCTGCACCAGCGCTGTCACCGCATCGGCGTAATCTTGCCACACGCCAACCGCCATGCCCGCGCTGATGGCACAGCCGATCGCCGCTGAACTGCGCATGGCATTACGTCGTGCTGGCACGCCAAAGATGTCGGCAAACAGTTGCATAAACAGATCGCTATTGGCACCGCCACCCGAAATCACCAGCTGCGCCAGCGGGCGCTCCAGCGCCTGCATCATCGGATCCAGATGATTCTTCATCGTGAACACAATGCCCTCCAGCAGCGAGCGGAACAGATGCGCGCGCGTATGGCGGCCATCGAATCCGATGATTGCCCCTTTGCGCCACGGTGCGTGCGCCGGTGCTGCCCAATCATGTAGTGTGATCAACCCGTTGCTGCCCGCGGCCACACGGCTGGCTTCGGCACTTAGCAAGCTCTCAATGTCGATGCCGCGATCCTGCGCATCCTGGACAGCGGCGGCGCCAAACTGATCGCGGAACCAGCTGATGGTCCACATGCCGCGCCGCACGCCCATGCATTCGTAGAGAAAACGTTGTGGCAGCGCGGCCTGAAACGGCCAGAAGTGATCGCTACTGCGCGGGGTTTCATCGCCGTGCACCATCGCACCGATATACGTGCCGAGTGAGATCAGCGCTTCATTATCGGCTAACGCACCCGCGCCCAAGGCTTCCACCGCTTTATCATGCGCGGTTGCCACAATCGGCAGGCCTTGCGGCAGGCCGCTGGCTTTGGCGGCGGCAGACGTTACCTGACCGAGTACGTCGCCCGGCCGCACCACATCAAACAGCTGTTCGCGGCGCAGATTGCAGGCTGGCATCTGCAGGTTATCCCAATCCTGGCGCACATCATCCATCGGCCAGCAGCCGATATAATTGGCGCTGGTATCGCGCGTTTCGCCGGTAAGACGATGGGTGATATAGCCGGATGTGGTGGTGATCCAGCGAACGTCGCCATAAGCCGTTTCGTGCTGATAAGGCTGATTGAGACGCACATCCATCCAGTTGATCACCGGCCAGGCCAGTTCACCGTCAGCGCGCATTAGCACACGGCAGCAGCGGATCACGCACAACCCGGCGGCCAGCAGCTGATGCGGTTGCCCGCCCAGCTGGTGAAAACGCAGCATTGCCGCGCGACAGGCTTGTTGCACCGATGTCCAGAGATCGTCTTCAGGATGTTCAGCACGGTTTGGCTGCGGAATAGCCAGCGCGCGCAGTGGTTGCTGAGCACTGCACAGCATCTTGCCATCGGTTTGGAAGATCACCACTTTGGCACTTTGCGTGCCCACATCGATGCCCATCAAATAGCCAGACATATCAGACTCCTTTTGCCAGCGCTGTCGCAGCCGCGACGCGCTTGATTTGTCCCATTAATAATGCGGTAAACACCAGCACCACCACGCTGGCCGAGGCGCCCATCATCCACATATTGCGATAGGCGAGAGCGGGCGGCAGCGTATCCTGCCAGTGGCCAATGAT carries:
- a CDS encoding glycerol-3-phosphate responsive antiterminator, with translation MDLVELLKNAPVVAAVKDAQSLQQALDSPCQVVSVLYGNICNIGRIVGQIKQAGKMAFVHVDLLEGSSRQEVVIQFLKIVTQADGIISTKPAMLKAARQHGFWAIHRLFVLDSISFNNIEKQVAQSAPDIVEILPGCMPKVLGWITERISQPIIAGGLVCDEEDARLALAAGALAVSTTNASVWPLAAGIS
- a CDS encoding FGGY-family carbohydrate kinase; translation: MSGYLMGIDVGTQSAKVVIFQTDGKMLCSAQQPLRALAIPQPNRAEHPEDDLWTSVQQACRAAMLRFHQLGGQPHQLLAAGLCVIRCCRVLMRADGELAWPVINWMDVRLNQPYQHETAYGDVRWITTTSGYITHRLTGETRDTSANYIGCWPMDDVRQDWDNLQMPACNLRREQLFDVVRPGDVLGQVTSAAAKASGLPQGLPIVATAHDKAVEALGAGALADNEALISLGTYIGAMVHGDETPRSSDHFWPFQAALPQRFLYECMGVRRGMWTISWFRDQFGAAAVQDAQDRGIDIESLLSAEASRVAAGSNGLITLHDWAAPAHAPWRKGAIIGFDGRHTRAHLFRSLLEGIVFTMKNHLDPMMQALERPLAQLVISGGGANSDLFMQLFADIFGVPARRNAMRSSAAIGCAISAGMAVGVWQDYADAVTALVQPGETFMPNAAHHAHYQQLNQHVYQQLHAALDPLLQRLSNLG